The following proteins are encoded in a genomic region of Cydia fagiglandana chromosome 26, ilCydFagi1.1, whole genome shotgun sequence:
- the LOC134677375 gene encoding uncharacterized protein LOC134677375 has translation MTTTCIGSLTVFDHNSQEWKIFHGRLQQYILLNSVVDAKKAPLLLTHLSDDTYRLATDLVHPKKVEDVAFDALVEVLNKHFSPKRCTFADREKFFEARRTTGESVEGWAARVRGLAVHCEFGTALDMLLVNRFVLGMNVGRERDRLFEQDATSLSFAKALEVAQQAASARHARATATESTAAALVKEEPVYRVSGPKPATDRGREVRKCTVCGMKNHDADQCKYKGYKCQKCGLVGHLKKVCKAKLSRINNIVQQNSDTSDDASCCVECQNYRLRFQD, from the coding sequence ATGACGACTACTTGTATCGGAAGTCTTACAGTTTTTGACCATAATTCTCAAGAGTGGAAGATATTTCATGGAAGGCTGCAGCAGTATATTCTTTTAAATTCAGTTGTAGATGCCAAGAAGGCACCGTTATTACTCACTCATCTGTCGGATGATACCTACCGTCTGGCCACAGATCTCGTGCATCCTAAGAAAGTAGAGGATGTTGCGTTTGACGCTTTAGTCGAAGTGCTAAACAAGCATTTCTCGCCGAAAAGGTGTACCTTCGCCGACAGGGAGAAGTTTTTCGAGGCGAGAAGGACAACGGGAGAAAGCGTCGAGGGATGGGCGGCGCGAGTTCGCGGACTCGCCGTGCACTGCGAGTTCGGCACTGCATTGGACATGTTGCTAGTGAATCGTTTTGTGCTAGGCATGAACGTAGGCCGCGAACGTGATCGCTTATTCGAGCAGGACGCTACTTCGCTTTCGTTTGCGAAAGCCTTGGAGGTGGCACAGCAGGCGGCGAGTGCGCGCCATGCCCGGGCGACGGCCACGGAGTCAACGGCGGCGGCGCTCGTGAAGGAGGAACCGGTGTACCGGGTGAGCGGGCCGAAACCCGCCACCGACCGCGGACGAGAGGTTCGCAAGTGCACCGTGTGTGGCATGAAAAATCATGATGCGGACCAGTGCAAATATAAGGGttacaagtgtcaaaagtgcgGTTTAGTTGGTCATTTGAAAAAAGTGTGTAAGGCCAAGTTGTCGCGAATTAATAATATAGTGCAGCAAAATAGTGATACTTCGGATGATGCGTCGTGCTGCGTGGAGTGCCAAAACTATAGATTAAG